The sequence below is a genomic window from Nocardia fluminea.
CCTACCGAGACCCGCCACCCGCCGTCGCGGCGACTTCCCACGATCGCCGCGGCGGCATAGAAGAACCCGCCGGGGCGCGCACTAACGGCGGCGGCGCAGTTCGTCGGCGCTGGCCCGCAGCGTTCCGGCGACCAGTTCACGCCCCTCGTGCGCCAGATCGACCACCTCGCGCGCGCTCTTGCGCCCCGCCTCGCCCAGAATGCCGGCCAGGGCGGTGCCGGTGCGGCGTGCCGCGATGGACAGCTCGTGGATCAGTTCTCGGCCGGGTCCGACTTTGTCCATCTCGTGAACTCCATTCGCGGTGCAGGCCAGCTGGGATACCTGGCAACACCTCAGTGTACAGTCGTGCGCCGAATCCGTGTCAACCCCGAATCCGGCACCACGGTCCGCACCCTGCCTTCGACCACCGATCGGTTCGAGGCGCCACGTCCTGGATGCGTGAGATGCCATCTCCTGCCCGCGCATCCATGAGTGCCGCACAGCGGTGAGCTGCGCGGCACCGGGTTCAGTTGTAGGCGTTGGCAACCCCGTCGAGCAGGTGCTCGAGAGTCTCGTAGGCCGGTACGTCGACGACGTCGATCAGATCGGCGGCCACCGGCACCGAACGTTCCGCGGCGACCGAGGTGAACTGGGCGGTGTCGCCGGTACGGAAGCCGTGTTCGGCGGCCAGGCGGCGCAGTTCGGCGTTGTCGGTGAGCAGTTTGCCGATCTTGCCGCCGGTGGCGTTGAGGGGAACGAGGGTGTGGCTCGACAGGACCGTCGGGGTCGGATAGGTCAGCACCATGTCCGGCTTGATCCGGCCCTTGCCCGCGGCTTCGACGAACTGGGCCTCGTAGATGCAGACCAGCGGGGTCGGGCCCATGCCGTTGGTGAGGTACTGGTTGAACGGTCCGTCACTGCTGTTGTCGGTGTAGCCCTGGGCGAGGAACAGTTTCGACAGTGCGGGCAACACGTGCTGTTCGGCGGTGGCGCCACGCACGATGGTGTGGTCGTTGGCGACATAGCTGGCGATCGAGAGGTACATGGCCGCGGAATTCGAGCTGCGCGGGTCGGTGGTCGAGACCAGGATGTTCTTGGCGACCGGGTAGGTGGTGTTGCCGGGCAGGTCGTCCCACTGCACGCCGGTCCCGGCCAGCTCCAGGTACTTGTCCATGTCGAACGTCGCGACCGGGCCGGGCCTGATCACCCCGGCCGCCGTGAGCAGGTCCGCGATGGGCCGGTAGGTGGCGATGGCGATCGGTGAGGAGAACGGCGTGTACTTCGTGGTGATGTTGCGCTGACGCTGGATTCGTTCCGCGGCCGGAATGCTGGACGGGAACGCGAAATCGAAGGTGCCGAGGTCGACGGTGGTCGCGATCTGGCGCGAACCCGCCGGTTCGACCTCGACCCGGATGCCGTTGTCGGCGAGCACCTTCGCCACGCGCTCGTCGGCGAAGAACGACATCTTCTCCGACCCCACCACCCCGCGCACCACCGTCACGCCGGCGGCAGGAGCGGCGGCCGGCGCCTCGGCACCGCCGGGCAAGAGCACGACTCCGGCGACGACACCGGCCACCACCACGGCCGCGCCGATCGACAACGGCACCACCGCCCGCCTGCTCACCGACCGCTTCGGCTGCGGCTCGGTCGTGTTCGACTCGCGCGCGATCAGCTCCGCGGCGCGCACGGCGGCCGACGGGGCCGGAACCCGCACCGTCGGGTCGGGATCGGCGAGTTCGCGGCGCACGATCCGCTCGACCAGGATCGGCACGAACTCCCGGATCGGTTTACCGGTGAAACGATGGTGCGCGGCGCCTACCGCCGACGTCACCTGCTCGACGGGGACGTTCTCGGACAGGTCTTCGACCAAACTCTCGGTCATGCGCCGCATAGCCAGCTCTTCACGCTGGACGGCATCGGCAGCTACGCCGGGGACTACGCGCGACACCACAATTCTCCTGGGCTCACAATCGGGCTGCGGACGCGGCGCGCCGAACAGGACCCTTCCCGTGCGCACGCCGCGGGCCACGCTACCGGCGCGCAGCACAGTTACCCCAGCCGTGAGCGAGGGTGCACGCAGAGT
It includes:
- a CDS encoding three-helix bundle dimerization domain-containing protein, whose protein sequence is MSRVVPGVAADAVQREELAMRRMTESLVEDLSENVPVEQVTSAVGAAHHRFTGKPIREFVPILVERIVRRELADPDPTVRVPAPSAAVRAAELIARESNTTEPQPKRSVSRRAVVPLSIGAAVVVAGVVAGVVLLPGGAEAPAAAPAAGVTVVRGVVGSEKMSFFADERVAKVLADNGIRVEVEPAGSRQIATTVDLGTFDFAFPSSIPAAERIQRQRNITTKYTPFSSPIAIATYRPIADLLTAAGVIRPGPVATFDMDKYLELAGTGVQWDDLPGNTTYPVAKNILVSTTDPRSSNSAAMYLSIASYVANDHTIVRGATAEQHVLPALSKLFLAQGYTDNSSDGPFNQYLTNGMGPTPLVCIYEAQFVEAAGKGRIKPDMVLTYPTPTVLSSHTLVPLNATGGKIGKLLTDNAELRRLAAEHGFRTGDTAQFTSVAAERSVPVAADLIDVVDVPAYETLEHLLDGVANAYN